One segment of Pangasianodon hypophthalmus isolate fPanHyp1 chromosome 10, fPanHyp1.pri, whole genome shotgun sequence DNA contains the following:
- the supt7l gene encoding STAGA complex 65 subunit gamma, translating to MMRYWGELPVASAPPGRSSFDLLQREFRQVEMQDPPLHQPSARRPRPTTMLDIPSEPCSLTIHTVQLCQHARRLRSLITAAQQPPGTGSETQGLIKAEDMDSLPPRPVTPAAPDDLLPLDSKAPRELFQLRHSDPESDFYKGEGEPVTELSWPSCRQLLYQSVATVLAHAGFESAMESVLETLTDLVHEHYLRLTRLLRVAVDREARLGSTPFPDVVEQVFHEVGIGSVLALQRFWQVRIKDYHSYMLQVSKELSDEYERLVNPEKALEDSKPLKVKEEPISDLAFPLNEEAEGELISAEQSMSTGVLGMSSDRLAGGLEDGHSPHTSGAAGNGSPLWQLQQVKMEPQDSEEGQVSGHGVLTSDVFEEGPMSTISDAGTAPSPGGSDASYGSHSPDSMIGTSPFNQRPKKRMRKV from the exons ATGATGCGCTACTGGGGTGAGCTCCCGGTGGCTTCTGCCCCACCAGGCCGCAGCTCCTTTGATCTCCTGCAGCGTGAATTTCGGCAGGTCGAGATGCAGGACCCTCCTCTGCACCAGCCATCAGCACGGCGTCCTCGGCCCACCACCATGCTGGACATTCCCTCTGAGCCCTGCAGCCTCACAATCCACACGGTGCAGCTGTGCCAGCATGCCCGACGACTCCGCAGCCTAATCACGGCAGCACAGCAACCCCCAGGCACTGGGTCTGAGACTCAGGGTCTCATCAAAGCAGAAGATATGGATTCACTACCACCACGTCCGGTCACACCGGCAGCACCGGATGATCTGCTGCCTCTGGACAGCAAAGCACCTCGTGAGCTGTTCCAGCTGCGGCACAGCGACCCAGAGAGCGACTTCTACAA GGGTGAAGGAGAGCCAGTGACAGAGTTGAGCTGGCCCTCATGCCGCCAGCTCCTGTACCAGTCAGTTGCCACAGTGTTGGCGCACGCAGGTTTTGAGTCAGCGATGGAGAGCGTGCTGGAGACCCTGACTGACCTGGTGCATGAGCATTACCTGCGTCTGACTCGGCTGCTGCGCGTGGCCGTGGACCGCGAGGCCCGTCTCGGCTCCACTCCTTTTCCTGATGTGGTGGAGCAGGTCTTCCATGAGGTGGGCATCGGCAGTGTGCTGGCTCTGCAGCGCTTCTGGCAAGTCCGCATTAAAGACTACCACAGCTACATGCTTCAG GTCAGCAAAGAGCTCTCAGACGAGTACGAGAGATTGGTAAACCCAGAGAAGGCTCTGGAGGATTCCAAGCCACTTAAAGTGAAGGAGGAACCTATTAGTGATCTTGCTTTCCCTCTGAATGAGGAAGCTGAGGGAGAGTTGATTTCAGCAGAACAATCAATGTCCACTGGAGTACTGGGAATGTCCAGTGACAGACTGGCTGGAGGACTGGAGGATGGACACTCGCCTCACACCTCAG GTGCAGCAGGAAATGGCTCCCCCTTGTGGCAGCTGCAGCAGGTAAAGATGGAGCCGCAGGACAGTGAGGAGGGCCAGGTTTCAGGCCATGGCGTTCTCACAAGTGATGTCTTTGAGGAGGGCCCTATGTCCACCATAAGCGACGCTGGAACAGCTCCGTCTCCCGGCGGCTCGGACGCCAGCTATGGCTCTCACTCCCCGGACTCAATGATAGGCACCTCCCCTTTCAACCAGCGGCCGAAGAAAAGAATGCGCAAAGTGTAA
- the slc4a1ap gene encoding kanadaptin, translating into MADTARAASESDGCLNSENKSEMEAPKSSGDDKEESTNLSQDPFKKPAIFAAPSVALKKSKSVQKIASESDSAVITKDQPKPEASDEKEPSKESAGNDDQSFKHDPESLNQAPVPEKPLTKEKQVNATAKPEIKSKKPAKVPPSGKFPPLPYTEPPWAGVPGVPYTFELLKNGAILDAVPLTQQSYFVVGRLPVCDISLEHPSISRYHAVVQYRGKAGDPGAVGEELGFYIYDLGSTHGTFVNKNKIPPKTYIRLHVGHVLKFGGSTRLFILQGPESDEEAESELTVTELKEQARKQREDLEKRMMGDGSDNDDDDDDDKEEKNGEKVAGGRSAAEDSGCSWGMGEDAAPEEEENEENPFATEFQEDQEAAYLKDPKKALQGFYDREGEELEFEYDDKGHGTWLCRIKLPVDDAMGRQLVAEVTHSGRKKEAAVQCCLEACRMLEARGLLRQEAVSRKRKKKNWEEDDYYDSDDDSFLDRTGTVERKRKERMKKAGKIQEKPETYNSLVAKLAEVEKELATTENTLKSSEKGDSSSATEDPLDAFMSSVRSQAAVDVVQRKKLHLHVAELKKEEQRLRKLIELTRPTQLPSLQSRPGTQSSESDKPKKLALPLFGAMKGGSKFKLKTGTIGKLPPKRPNLPPQLFNMKELPPGGEEEEEEDEQEEGAEKPYEMDKECKDEEKESTAAIEADMEPAQADETEHVEASSASKHAEETCSRSPKEKSQNSERQPVKRPSSHGKEKATSVHPKDDSSSAPQGEDQPPLKKSGKMIGPSRPPSTLSKQYPEDDPDYCVWVPPAGQTGDGRTHLNDKYGY; encoded by the exons ATGGCGGACACCGCGCGCGCAGCGTCAGAGTCGGATGGCTGTTTAAACTCAGAAAACAAATCAGAGATGGAGGCACCAAAATCATCAGGGGACGATAAAGAGGAGAGCACAAATCTCAGCCAGGATCCTTTTAAGAAACCGGCCATTTTCGCTGCTCCGTCTGTAGCACTGAAGAAGAGCAAAAGTGTGCAGAAGATCGCATCTGAGTCTGACAGCGCTGTAATCACTAAAGATCAACCCAAACCCGAGGCATCAGATGAGAAAGAACCTTCTAAAGAATCCGCAGGGAATGATGATCAGTCCTTTAAACATGATCCTGAAAGTCTAAATCAAGCTCCTGTCCCTGAGAAGCCTCTTACAAAAGAAAAGCAGGTCaatgcaacagcaaaaccagaGATCAAATCCAAAAAACCAGCCAAAGTGCCACCAAGTGGTAAATTTCCTCCTCTTCCATACACAGAGCCTCCATGGGCTGGGGTACCTGGTGTCCCTTACACCTTTGAGCTGCTTAAAAATGGTGCCATACTGGACGCAGTGCCTCTCACTCAGCAGAGTTACTTTGTGGTGGGACGCTTACCGGTGTGTGACATCTCTCTGGAGCATCCCTCCATCTCACGATATCATGCCGTGGTGCAGTATCGTGGAAAAGCAGGAGACCCCGGTGCCGTAGGAGAGGAGCTCGGATTCTACATCTACGATCTGGGCAGTACTCACGGCACCTTTGTAAACAAGAACAAGATCCCGCCCAAAACTTATATAAGACTGCACGTCGGCCACGTCCTGAAGTTCGGAGGAAGCACTAGGCTCTTTATCCTCCAG GGTCCCGAATCGGATGAAGAGGCAGAGTCGGAGCTGACGGTTACAGAGCTGAAAGAGCAGGCCAGAAAGCAGCGAGAAGACCTAGAGAAGAGGATGATGGGAGATGGTTcagataatgatgatgatgatgatgatgataaggaGGAGAAGAATGGAGAGAAGGTTGCTGGTGGAAGAAGTGCTGCAGAAGACAGTGGCTGCTCATGGGGAATGG GAGAGGATGCCGCcccagaagaggaggagaatgaGGAGAATCCATTTGCCACAGAGTTTCAAGAGGACCAGGAAGCAGCCTACCTGAAGGATCCTAAAAAGGCTCTGCAAGGGTTTTATGATCGAGAAG GAGAAGAACTGGAGTTTGAATATGACGACAAAGGACATGGCACCTGGCTCTGCAGAATCAA gttGCCGGTGGATGATGCTATGGGTAGGCAGCTGGTCGCTGAAGTCACACACTCGGGGAGAAAGAAGGAGGCGGCTGTACAGTGCTGTTTGGAGGCGTGCCGCATGCTGGAGGCTCGAGGTCTGCTGAGGCAGGAGGCAG TCTCCCGCAAGcgtaaaaagaaaaactgggAGGAAGACGACTATTACGACAGCGATGATGACTCCTTCCTGGACCGGACGGGTACTGttgagaggaagaggaaagaaCGCATGAAGAAAGCTGGCAAGATCCAGGAGAAACCTGAGACATACAACTCTCTG gTTGCTAAGCTCGCTGAAGTGGAGAAAGAACTAGCTACAACTGAGAACACACTCAAATCTTCTGAGAAAG GGGACTCCAGCTCAGCTACAGAGGACCCTCTGGATGCGTTTATGAGCTCTGTGCGCAGTCAGGCTGCTGTGGACGTGGTGCAGAGGAAGAAGCTGCACCTGCATGTGGCCGAGCTGAAGAAAGAAGAGCAGCGACTGCGGAAGCTCATCGAATTAACCAGACCCACACAGCTGCCCTCGTTGCAGAGCCG GCCTGGCACTCAATCATCTGAGTCTGACAAGCCCAAGAAGTTAGCCCTGCCTTTGTTTGGTGCTATGAAAGGTGGCAGCAAATTTAAACTGAAGACAGGGACCATAGGG AAGTTGCCTCCAAAAAGGCCCAACCTGCCTCCTCAGCTCTTCAACATGAAAGAACTACCGCctggaggagaggaggaagaagaggaggatgagcaAGAGGAAGGAGCAGAAAAACCATATGAAATGGACAAAGAGTGTAAAGATGAGGAGAAAGAGAGCACAGCTGCTATAGAGGCTGATATGGAGCCGGCACAGGCTGATGAGACGGAGCACGTCGAGGCCTCCAGTGCCAGCAAACACGCAGAAGAAACCTGTTCAAGGAGCCCTAAAG agaaaagcCAGAACTCAGAGAGACAACCAGTAAAGAGGCCTTCCTCACATGGAAAAGAGAAGGCTACATCAGTTCATCCTAAAGACGACTCCTCCTCAGCACCTCAAG GGGAAGACCAACCTCCTCTGAAGAAGAGTGGGAAGATGATTGGTCCCAGTAGG CCTCCAAGCACCTTGTCCAAACAGTACCCAGAGGACGACCCTGATTACTGTGTGTGGGTGCCTCCAGCAG GTCAGACTGGTGATGGTCGGACTCATCTTAACGACAAATATGGCTACTGA